A stretch of the uncultured Desulfobacter sp. genome encodes the following:
- a CDS encoding YbaK/EbsC family protein produces MAHQKVMHMLETCGFPYTVHTHPKVCTIDDAERLVPQLTHNLIKTVVFRIKDSHWILAAVNGHARIDYKLLARAFGVNRKLVRAVSPDTVEDRLGFEIGGTGPFPIMDTIKIIMDESLSGVGSIFCGSGKNTVTIAMDITDLTCLISPIITKITKD; encoded by the coding sequence TTGGCCCATCAGAAAGTTATGCACATGCTTGAAACATGCGGTTTCCCGTATACTGTTCACACTCATCCCAAGGTCTGCACCATTGATGATGCCGAGCGACTGGTCCCCCAGCTTACCCACAACCTGATTAAAACCGTGGTCTTTCGAATCAAAGATTCCCATTGGATTCTCGCCGCTGTTAACGGCCATGCACGGATCGATTATAAACTTTTGGCCCGGGCCTTCGGTGTCAACCGCAAATTAGTTCGGGCCGTATCACCGGACACTGTGGAAGATCGACTGGGGTTTGAAATCGGCGGAACCGGCCCTTTCCCAATTATGGACACCATCAAGATCATCATGGATGAGTCCCTGTCAGGGGTTGGCTCTATTTTTTGCGGTTCCGGCAAAAACACGGTCACCATTGCAATGGACATCACTGATTTGACCTGTCTGATCTCTCCGATCATTACAAAAATCACCAAAGATTGA
- a CDS encoding IS5 family transposase → MKPTKPPIEDNQGDLFLPQLENIISLGHSLVKLSRAVDWDALDKKFGVTFCEDNGRPGISTRLMTALHYLKFTYNLSDEAVVKGWVENPYWQYFSGMKYFEHELPCDPSSMTRWRKRIGEVGAEELLKKTIEAGLVLKAVKKSQLHNINVDTTVQEKDVRFPTDARLYDRARDRLVKAAKDREINLRQNYNRLSKQTLLKQSRYAHAKQMKRAKKATKKLKTYLGRVIRDIQRKYPTPDKEMDELLNVATRIWSQKRKDKNKVYSVHEPHVECISKGKAHKRYEFGCKVSVATTSRGCWFVGAMAVHGNPYDGHTLSETLAQVERITQKPQRSFVDRGYRGHGYTGDIEVHVDKVRRGRTSKSLWRWMKRRAAIEPSIGHLKQEHRMDRNRLKGKDGDKINAILSAAGMNISKLLRWLVDYFLLLLGLRPTAHA, encoded by the coding sequence ATGAAACCGACAAAACCACCTATAGAGGATAACCAAGGAGATCTTTTCCTGCCCCAACTCGAAAATATCATCTCCCTTGGCCACAGCCTGGTAAAATTATCCCGAGCAGTAGATTGGGACGCATTAGATAAAAAATTCGGTGTAACTTTTTGTGAAGATAACGGAAGGCCTGGGATTTCCACCAGACTGATGACGGCTTTGCATTACTTGAAGTTCACCTACAATCTAAGCGATGAAGCGGTAGTGAAAGGCTGGGTAGAAAATCCGTATTGGCAGTACTTCAGTGGAATGAAATACTTTGAGCATGAGCTGCCTTGTGACCCATCCAGCATGACGCGCTGGCGGAAGAGGATAGGCGAAGTCGGCGCAGAGGAGCTTTTGAAAAAGACTATTGAGGCTGGGTTGGTGCTAAAGGCTGTCAAAAAATCCCAGCTTCACAACATCAATGTGGATACGACGGTTCAAGAGAAAGATGTTCGGTTCCCGACGGATGCACGGCTTTATGATCGGGCCAGAGACCGGTTGGTAAAAGCAGCTAAAGATCGAGAAATCAATCTACGTCAGAATTACAATCGGTTATCCAAGCAAACGTTACTCAAGCAAAGCCGTTATGCGCATGCGAAACAAATGAAAAGAGCAAAGAAAGCAACCAAAAAACTCAAGACCTACTTGGGGCGTGTGATAAGGGACATTCAAAGGAAGTATCCTACCCCGGATAAAGAGATGGATGAACTCTTAAATGTGGCGACCCGTATTTGGAGCCAAAAAAGGAAGGACAAGAACAAAGTTTATAGCGTCCATGAGCCTCATGTTGAATGTATCAGTAAAGGTAAGGCACATAAACGCTACGAGTTTGGTTGCAAAGTCAGTGTTGCAACAACAAGTCGTGGTTGTTGGTTTGTTGGGGCAATGGCCGTTCATGGCAATCCATATGACGGGCATACGCTATCCGAAACCCTGGCCCAGGTAGAACGAATTACACAGAAGCCCCAAAGATCTTTTGTCGATAGAGGGTACCGAGGTCATGGCTATACCGGAGACATTGAGGTTCATGTTGATAAAGTCCGAAGAGGTCGCACTTCAAAAAGTTTATGGCGTTGGATGAAAAGACGAGCAGCAATTGAGCCGAGTATCGGACATTTAAAACAGGAGCATCGGATGGATCGCAACCGGTTAAAAGGTAAAGACGGGGATAAGATCAATGCGATCCTGAGCGCCGCAGGTATGAATATCAGCAAGCTGCTACGGTGGCTGGTTGATTATTTTTTACTTTTGTTGGGATTAAGGCCGACCGCCCATGCGTAG
- a CDS encoding flavodoxin family protein, giving the protein MNTNQSLVQNIPNPDKTVIGFSGSPRIKGNSDIILNHIISAVAQENITTDVLNLTKLKFQGCIGCEKCRKDKICTGLNDDLSPVYNKIISSKGIVLVSPTHNYNVTSWMKAFIDRLYCFYNFGNDRPRSWSSQLAGQERKAVIAAICEQESIGDMGFTLKAMKKPLTALGFDVIGELSVFRIFDKAKVKDDQAAMEKAFQLGKDLAYAIK; this is encoded by the coding sequence ATGAACACAAACCAATCATTGGTTCAAAATATACCAAACCCGGACAAAACAGTCATTGGTTTTAGTGGCAGTCCCAGGATCAAAGGCAACTCTGATATAATCCTGAACCATATTATATCTGCTGTGGCTCAGGAAAATATTACTACTGATGTTTTAAATTTAACGAAATTAAAGTTTCAAGGTTGTATTGGTTGCGAGAAATGCCGAAAAGACAAAATTTGTACAGGGTTAAATGATGACCTGTCACCAGTGTACAATAAGATTATTTCTTCCAAAGGCATTGTTCTTGTCTCCCCGACGCATAATTATAACGTTACATCCTGGATGAAGGCATTTATAGACCGCCTATACTGTTTTTATAATTTTGGAAATGATCGTCCAAGAAGCTGGTCAAGCCAATTGGCAGGCCAGGAGCGAAAGGCTGTAATTGCCGCTATATGTGAACAGGAATCAATTGGAGACATGGGGTTTACTTTAAAAGCCATGAAAAAGCCCCTTACAGCCCTCGGATTCGACGTAATAGGCGAACTCTCGGTTTTTAGAATTTTCGATAAGGCAAAAGTCAAAGATGATCAAGCGGCCATGGAAAAGGCATTTCAATTGGGCAAAGATTTGGCCTATGCAATAAAATGA
- a CDS encoding HAMP domain-containing protein, protein MDYETRKNVDPRQIKKILFASLLAIIVLYILSSFPGLYRSLESLQSAKRVSFLNNISDYLFTAVGNYGFERGRVNVVLNDAGPVENMEANRKFIINRRNDGDRALSNAFKNLSKVDLPGVEEQIRHVQIIQGQINELRQKTNKDLVVSQTDREKGLAAIWFTAMTKYIESIEALLVTISIDISNADGVISRYSSLKHEVLALRNTSGPEISILCATILSQKPMKEELIKKIESLHVNTLQHFQSIAALCQGFSVSDIPRALNDLKQSYFSAYLPYRNEIFPLAQIGGPYPYSQEYFLNHGVKALKEIAHFMDVIVSETRFYAALNLKESWRQIIFQSVSSAGSLLAVFLILFYINSKVIAPIGRLTSILRKLAKKQLDIDVPLQNEKNEIGEMAKALEIFRQTSIDLDEDNRLLQIAEAEKEKLISRLKKALKEVKTLSGLLPICSSCKKIRDDTGYWNHLETFIEKHSDAFFSHSMCQECSDKFYGKEDWYKKMKKKKGIE, encoded by the coding sequence ATGGATTATGAAACACGTAAAAATGTTGATCCCAGGCAAATAAAAAAAATTCTTTTTGCCTCTTTGTTGGCAATTATTGTTTTATATATATTGTCTTCTTTTCCTGGTTTATATAGGTCTCTTGAAAGCTTGCAGAGTGCAAAGCGAGTCTCATTTCTTAACAACATTAGTGATTATCTTTTTACAGCAGTTGGTAATTATGGCTTTGAGAGGGGGCGGGTAAATGTTGTGCTCAATGATGCGGGCCCCGTTGAAAATATGGAGGCAAACAGAAAGTTTATTATAAACAGACGTAATGATGGGGATCGTGCATTATCCAATGCATTCAAAAATCTTTCAAAAGTAGATTTACCAGGTGTAGAAGAACAGATTCGTCACGTACAAATAATACAAGGCCAAATTAACGAACTTAGGCAAAAAACGAATAAAGATCTGGTAGTGTCTCAAACCGACAGAGAAAAAGGGCTTGCGGCAATTTGGTTTACGGCAATGACCAAGTACATTGAGAGTATTGAAGCACTTTTAGTGACCATTTCGATTGATATCAGTAATGCGGACGGCGTTATAAGTAGATATTCTTCATTAAAGCATGAAGTCTTAGCATTAAGAAATACATCTGGTCCAGAGATCTCGATTCTTTGTGCAACCATTCTTTCACAAAAACCAATGAAAGAGGAATTAATAAAAAAGATTGAAAGTCTGCACGTTAATACACTGCAACATTTTCAGAGCATAGCAGCCTTATGCCAAGGCTTTTCAGTCTCTGATATTCCAAGGGCGCTCAATGATTTAAAGCAGAGTTATTTTTCCGCATACCTTCCATATAGAAACGAAATATTTCCCCTTGCTCAAATAGGCGGTCCGTATCCTTACTCCCAAGAATATTTTCTTAATCATGGTGTGAAAGCGCTTAAAGAAATAGCCCATTTTATGGATGTCATCGTTTCAGAAACAAGATTTTATGCTGCTTTAAATCTGAAAGAAAGTTGGAGACAAATAATATTTCAAAGTGTTAGTAGTGCTGGTTCTTTGTTAGCCGTATTTTTAATATTGTTTTATATCAACTCGAAGGTTATTGCGCCAATAGGGCGTTTAACCTCTATACTTCGGAAACTTGCAAAAAAACAGTTGGATATAGACGTGCCCTTGCAAAATGAAAAAAACGAAATAGGGGAAATGGCGAAGGCTTTGGAAATATTTCGACAGACATCTATTGATCTTGATGAGGACAATCGCCTATTGCAAATTGCTGAAGCGGAAAAAGAAAAGCTTATCAGCCGGCTCAAGAAAGCGCTCAAAGAAGTTAAAACTCTAAGTGGACTCCTTCCCATATGCTCTTCTTGTAAGAAAATTCGTGATGACACTGGATATTGGAATCACTTGGAAACGTTTATCGAAAAACACTCCGATGCTTTTTTCAGCCACAGCATGTGCCAAGAGTGTTCAGATAAATTTTATGGTAAAGAAGACTGGTATAAAAAAATGAAAAAAAAGAAAGGAATAGAGTAA
- a CDS encoding XRE family transcriptional regulator, whose product MSMSNHTIERSIGREIKRYRTKNGLTIAELAKQANLSIGMLSKIENGNTSPSLSTLQALSRALLIPITAFFRKFEEKRHVSYVKAGTGMVIDRRGTRTGHNYELLGHSLRKDALLEPYLLTLTKESEVSPFFEHSGTEFIYMLEGQMMYAHGDRSFHLSPGDSLLFDAEAIHGPEELIQLPIKFLSIMVSDRPAETD is encoded by the coding sequence ATGAGCATGTCGAACCACACCATCGAACGATCCATTGGACGTGAAATAAAACGGTACAGAACCAAAAACGGACTGACCATTGCCGAACTTGCCAAACAAGCCAATTTATCTATCGGCATGCTTTCAAAAATTGAGAACGGCAATACCTCGCCATCCCTATCCACTCTCCAGGCCTTATCCAGGGCTTTATTGATTCCCATCACCGCGTTTTTTAGAAAATTTGAAGAAAAGCGGCACGTCAGCTACGTCAAAGCCGGAACAGGCATGGTGATTGACCGTCGCGGCACCCGGACCGGCCACAACTATGAACTTTTAGGGCACAGCCTGAGAAAAGATGCCCTGCTCGAACCCTACCTGCTGACCCTCACCAAGGAATCGGAGGTCTCCCCTTTTTTTGAACATTCCGGCACCGAATTCATCTATATGCTGGAAGGCCAAATGATGTACGCCCACGGAGACCGCTCTTTTCATCTTAGTCCTGGTGATTCACTGCTCTTCGATGCCGAAGCCATCCACGGCCCTGAAGAGCTGATTCAGCTTCCCATTAAATTTTTATCTATTATGGTGTCAGACAGACCAGCAGAAACGGATTGA
- the glnT gene encoding type III glutamate--ammonia ligase has product MSPNPENTQNLLKLSEQREQVRQMLKEQGIEFILAQFVDIHGAPKVKQVPVDCFDSLVDDGAGFAGAAVWGMGLGPESHDLMARTDPATYVQLPWIPNVAIANCDLYVNNEIWPYCPRNNLKRMLGVMAEKGLTLNGGFEPEHFLVVQDENGIKPWDPLNLDTLAKPCYDFKGMAQSIDYLQDIIRCGNQMGFGIYQSDHEDANGQYEINFDWSDAVKASDRLILFRLMSGQIAQKYGAIATFLAKPFEDKTGSGAHLHFHVADADSGKNLFPLKDGQADWKGLGLSKTAIHYIGGLLKHCRAITAVSSPQINCYRRIQSGEFVYSSNSGYTWTPSFASYGDNNRTQLYRCPSPNRFEDRSPSAMVNPYLLMAAQIAAGLDGIENEIDPGEAICGKNIWNLSVAQRREMGLTLLPQNLMEAVEALEEDEVVQNGLGAIADEFIRLKKAEWGEFMQHVTPWEIKRTLTML; this is encoded by the coding sequence ATGTCACCGAACCCGGAAAACACGCAAAATTTATTAAAACTGTCAGAACAACGTGAACAGGTCCGTCAGATGTTGAAAGAACAGGGCATTGAATTTATCCTGGCCCAGTTTGTAGATATTCACGGAGCACCAAAAGTCAAACAGGTCCCGGTGGACTGTTTTGACAGCCTTGTGGATGATGGGGCCGGTTTTGCCGGTGCAGCCGTCTGGGGCATGGGATTAGGACCGGAAAGCCATGACCTGATGGCTCGAACCGATCCTGCGACTTACGTTCAGCTTCCCTGGATTCCCAATGTAGCCATCGCCAACTGCGATCTCTATGTAAACAACGAAATCTGGCCCTACTGCCCCCGCAACAACCTGAAACGCATGCTCGGTGTGATGGCGGAAAAAGGTCTCACCTTAAACGGCGGTTTCGAACCCGAGCATTTTCTGGTGGTGCAGGACGAAAACGGCATCAAGCCCTGGGACCCCCTCAACTTGGACACCCTGGCCAAACCCTGCTACGATTTCAAAGGCATGGCCCAGAGCATTGATTATCTTCAGGACATCATCCGCTGCGGAAACCAGATGGGTTTCGGCATCTACCAAAGCGACCATGAAGATGCCAACGGCCAGTACGAAATCAACTTTGACTGGTCCGATGCGGTAAAAGCCTCCGACCGTCTAATCCTGTTCCGGCTCATGAGCGGCCAGATCGCCCAAAAATACGGGGCCATTGCAACATTTCTGGCCAAGCCGTTTGAAGACAAAACCGGATCCGGGGCCCATCTTCATTTCCATGTGGCCGATGCCGACTCCGGCAAGAACCTCTTTCCTCTGAAAGACGGGCAGGCAGACTGGAAAGGCCTGGGCCTCTCCAAAACCGCAATACATTATATTGGCGGCCTGTTGAAACACTGCCGGGCCATCACCGCCGTTTCCTCACCCCAGATAAACTGCTATCGGCGCATTCAGAGCGGAGAGTTTGTTTATTCATCCAATTCCGGTTACACATGGACGCCGTCTTTTGCATCCTATGGAGACAACAACCGCACGCAGCTTTACCGTTGCCCCAGCCCCAACCGTTTTGAAGACCGGTCGCCGTCGGCCATGGTCAACCCCTATCTGTTGATGGCGGCGCAGATCGCAGCGGGCCTTGACGGCATTGAAAATGAAATTGATCCTGGTGAGGCGATTTGCGGTAAAAATATCTGGAATCTTTCCGTGGCCCAACGCAGGGAAATGGGGTTGACTCTTCTACCCCAGAACCTTATGGAAGCGGTGGAAGCGCTTGAGGAAGATGAGGTGGTTCAAAACGGCCTGGGTGCCATTGCCGATGAATTCATCCGCCTCAAAAAAGCCGAATGGGGAGAATTCATGCAGCATGTTACCCCCTGGGAAATCAAGCGGACACTGACTATGCTGTAA
- a CDS encoding glutamate synthase-related protein, with protein sequence MVTIDLAQTPIKMANEVIRGYGAIHQSIEITNPDARHYIAVGLTNPIDVHIKGSAGYFCGGLSDGPNIRVDKNVSWGVGDNMQSGSITVGGNAGAIAGLALRGGDIIIHGNMGSRSGQVMKRGTLFCAGSSSFMTGYMMYGGRIIILGDSGEKIGENMAGGEIFVGGEVQSLGSDAILTEATSKDLESIHAFLAKYGFSFSGSFKKIVCDGKDLTYGTPEPRTKPIAFPEFSGPESAYWNAKVQEDIRIKSKIGRYRVRGFGAARPIPHFNDIAFKKDIDPSKIAPDVTNRITLRTAIGDRHGGRALDLSMPVMIAPMSFGALSPGVKQALGIASSMSDISENTGEGGMYSVERAEARQLIAQCLSGRLGWNIHDMKRSDGIELYISQGAKPGLGGQLMAAKLTPEIAALRGIPEGMDLRSPSRHPDVLGGDDLIMKIREFREAVGWRLPISLKLGGGRTRDDVKIAYKDNLDFVELDGLQGGTGAASNEVLEYVGIPTISAIMEAMDGLAEIDATGQLPIVLMGGIQNGIDAAKALALGATAVGLGTPMLVASGCIGCMQCSTGSCPLGLTSQDAKLTKRFDVDKGALKMHQYLESIRWQLAAITDALGYDNVNQLNRDDLVALTPEAAALTRLPYDPAYRKNNKLASVPSPSDKKETGIANYPKRSFELIRMMGEAAPNNIEIQHRILSESLAPRKNPYPEGRPAHLDDFVFLSAALTRLVIDPYREECSTKTCITSSIGIGPKKEDQPSIDLDNPFFVTGFNEAPVKVQSALAQILSQSGCAYIGRCPLIQTEGKSAAYPWLQLLKPGEAPSTVAAGIIYELGDEFKPVSTDRVRPGQLLGLSVSAAAVQKTLPFALENSFDLMILDQTTGIGRPWVELFSPIDLTVMRNAVHGLQAMNMEEEIALVNFGGLRSGTDVAKALAYNCLGSVFSLAIGIALGGSIKGDKLIFADDLNEKDLIEAGLHWIKGTAQEAAIIARCTGKTNVHNLEPEDMRAITTAAATALDIPLASGPDKREAF encoded by the coding sequence ATGGTAACAATTGATCTTGCTCAAACACCTATCAAAATGGCCAATGAAGTTATACGCGGTTATGGCGCCATTCATCAGTCCATTGAAATCACGAACCCCGATGCCAGACATTACATTGCCGTTGGACTGACCAATCCCATTGACGTTCATATCAAGGGATCGGCCGGGTATTTCTGCGGCGGACTCAGCGACGGCCCGAACATCCGTGTGGATAAAAACGTATCCTGGGGGGTGGGAGACAACATGCAGTCCGGCAGCATAACAGTGGGCGGAAATGCCGGCGCCATCGCCGGACTGGCTCTGCGTGGCGGCGACATCATCATTCACGGCAACATGGGATCACGCTCCGGCCAAGTCATGAAAAGAGGTACTCTGTTCTGTGCGGGCAGTTCAAGCTTTATGACCGGCTACATGATGTACGGCGGCCGAATCATCATCCTAGGTGACTCCGGGGAAAAAATAGGTGAGAACATGGCCGGCGGTGAAATCTTCGTGGGTGGAGAGGTCCAGTCCCTGGGAAGCGATGCCATACTGACCGAAGCCACAAGCAAAGACCTGGAAAGTATTCATGCCTTTCTTGCCAAATACGGGTTCTCTTTTTCAGGATCCTTTAAAAAAATTGTCTGTGACGGTAAAGACCTGACCTACGGCACCCCAGAGCCCCGGACCAAGCCGATTGCCTTTCCGGAATTTTCCGGTCCTGAAAGCGCTTACTGGAATGCCAAGGTCCAGGAGGATATCCGTATCAAAAGCAAAATCGGCCGTTACCGGGTTCGCGGATTCGGTGCGGCCCGCCCTATTCCCCATTTTAACGACATAGCGTTTAAAAAGGATATTGATCCGTCAAAAATCGCCCCGGATGTTACCAATAGAATCACCCTCAGAACCGCCATCGGTGACCGTCACGGCGGCCGCGCCCTGGATTTGAGCATGCCCGTCATGATTGCTCCCATGAGTTTCGGCGCGCTGAGCCCTGGTGTCAAACAAGCTCTGGGTATTGCCTCCTCCATGTCTGATATCTCAGAAAATACAGGCGAAGGCGGCATGTATTCTGTGGAGAGAGCTGAAGCCCGGCAGCTGATTGCCCAATGCCTGTCCGGACGACTGGGTTGGAATATTCATGACATGAAACGCTCCGACGGTATCGAGCTGTATATTTCCCAAGGCGCCAAACCGGGCCTGGGCGGCCAGTTGATGGCGGCCAAACTAACTCCGGAAATCGCTGCCTTACGCGGTATCCCGGAGGGTATGGATCTTAGGTCCCCCTCACGCCATCCCGATGTGCTTGGTGGCGATGATCTGATTATGAAAATCCGGGAATTCCGGGAAGCGGTGGGCTGGCGCCTTCCAATCAGCCTCAAATTAGGCGGCGGACGAACCCGTGATGATGTGAAAATTGCCTATAAAGACAACCTTGATTTTGTAGAACTGGACGGCCTGCAAGGAGGAACCGGCGCCGCTTCCAACGAAGTCCTCGAGTATGTGGGCATTCCCACCATTTCGGCCATTATGGAGGCCATGGACGGACTGGCTGAAATTGATGCAACGGGCCAGTTGCCCATCGTTCTTATGGGTGGAATCCAGAACGGCATCGATGCGGCTAAAGCCCTTGCATTAGGAGCAACCGCGGTTGGTTTGGGAACCCCAATGCTGGTGGCATCGGGCTGCATCGGGTGTATGCAGTGCAGCACGGGAAGTTGTCCACTTGGCTTGACCTCACAGGATGCAAAACTGACAAAACGGTTTGATGTCGATAAAGGTGCGCTTAAAATGCATCAGTACCTGGAATCCATCCGCTGGCAGCTGGCCGCCATCACCGATGCACTGGGATATGACAATGTAAATCAGTTAAACCGGGACGACCTGGTTGCCCTGACACCGGAAGCTGCGGCACTGACCCGCCTGCCATACGACCCCGCCTACCGGAAAAACAATAAATTAGCGTCGGTCCCCTCCCCGTCTGATAAAAAAGAAACCGGTATAGCCAATTATCCCAAGCGCAGCTTCGAATTGATCCGGATGATGGGAGAGGCCGCGCCAAACAACATTGAAATCCAGCATCGGATTTTGTCTGAGAGTCTTGCCCCCCGCAAGAATCCATATCCGGAAGGTCGCCCGGCCCATCTGGATGATTTTGTCTTTCTGTCGGCGGCCCTGACCCGCCTGGTCATCGACCCCTACCGCGAAGAATGCAGCACCAAAACCTGCATCACCAGCTCCATCGGGATCGGCCCCAAAAAAGAAGACCAACCGTCCATTGACCTGGACAATCCTTTTTTTGTCACGGGCTTTAATGAGGCTCCGGTGAAAGTCCAATCAGCCCTGGCCCAGATCCTTTCCCAGAGTGGATGCGCTTATATCGGCCGGTGTCCCCTGATCCAGACAGAGGGAAAATCCGCGGCCTATCCCTGGCTGCAGTTGCTTAAACCTGGAGAAGCGCCAAGTACTGTTGCCGCCGGTATTATTTACGAACTGGGCGATGAGTTTAAGCCGGTGTCCACGGATCGGGTACGCCCTGGACAACTATTGGGCTTAAGCGTTTCTGCGGCAGCGGTTCAAAAAACGCTGCCCTTTGCACTTGAAAATTCATTCGACCTAATGATTCTCGACCAGACAACAGGCATTGGCCGGCCATGGGTAGAACTCTTTTCCCCCATTGACCTGACAGTCATGCGCAATGCCGTTCACGGTCTTCAGGCTATGAATATGGAAGAGGAAATCGCATTGGTGAATTTCGGTGGCTTAAGGTCTGGAACGGATGTGGCCAAAGCCCTGGCATACAACTGCCTGGGTTCCGTATTCAGCCTGGCCATAGGGATTGCTTTAGGTGGAAGCATCAAAGGCGACAAGCTGATATTTGCCGATGACCTGAACGAAAAAGATCTCATAGAAGCCGGGTTGCACTGGATAAAGGGAACGGCACAGGAGGCGGCCATCATCGCACGGTGCACTGGAAAAACAAACGTTCACAACCTCGAACCCGAAGACATGAGAGCCATTACAACGGCTGCTGCAACAGCACTGGATATACCTTTAGCCTCCGGCCCTGATAAAAGAGAGGCCTTTTAA
- a CDS encoding amidophosphoribosyltransferase: MCAIAGLLFKHNQHAFNLTTGEALTMILDATVHRGMDSCGWALYREPINDTLRMRFFIPSGQSAEKEITRIHDTLAKHQVSVLATEKLGCTLGIQAQFSGNLLDLTHAIEKELKPVSIGKQLDILKDVGKPFDVAPLYDIGNFNGTHGIAHNRLATESGVRPETAHPFWACGFSDIATVHNGQITNYWIMRRRLERKGMTFQTENDTELIAVYLAYQMSCELTLEEALKASLDDLDGTYSYLVATPDSIGYAKDKLAAKPMVKYENDEMIVISSEEVGINRLFPGQALETTEPAPLTYGLWSRAV; the protein is encoded by the coding sequence ATGTGTGCCATAGCCGGTCTTTTATTTAAACACAATCAACACGCCTTCAACCTGACCACAGGTGAAGCGTTGACCATGATTTTGGATGCCACGGTACATCGCGGAATGGATTCATGCGGATGGGCCCTGTACAGGGAGCCCATCAACGACACCCTTCGTATGCGCTTTTTCATTCCATCCGGCCAAAGCGCTGAAAAGGAAATCACGCGTATTCATGACACCCTGGCAAAACATCAGGTTTCAGTCCTTGCTACGGAAAAGTTAGGATGCACCTTGGGCATCCAGGCCCAATTCTCCGGAAACCTTCTGGATCTGACGCATGCCATTGAAAAGGAACTCAAACCCGTATCCATTGGAAAGCAGCTGGATATCCTCAAAGATGTGGGAAAACCGTTTGATGTGGCCCCATTATACGACATTGGTAACTTCAACGGGACCCACGGCATCGCCCACAATCGCCTGGCCACCGAATCAGGGGTTCGCCCTGAAACGGCCCATCCCTTCTGGGCCTGTGGATTTTCGGATATTGCAACGGTTCACAACGGCCAGATCACCAATTATTGGATCATGCGAAGGCGTCTGGAACGAAAAGGCATGACCTTCCAGACAGAGAACGATACAGAATTGATCGCCGTTTACCTGGCCTATCAAATGAGCTGTGAACTGACTCTGGAAGAAGCCCTTAAAGCCTCCCTGGACGATCTGGACGGGACCTATTCCTATCTGGTGGCCACGCCGGATTCTATTGGGTACGCCAAGGACAAGCTGGCAGCCAAACCCATGGTCAAATACGAGAACGATGAAATGATCGTGATTTCATCAGAAGAGGTGGGCATCAACCGCCTGTTTCCCGGCCAGGCCCTGGAAACTACGGAACCGGCACCCTTGACCTATGGCCTCTGGTCTCGGGCGGTTTAG